GACTATCAACATTAGGTACTTTATTTACAATTGAGAAACGTAATTTCACCTGATCGCTTATCACTGAGTTACACAATCATTTATCAGACaaggaaaaaaaaggtaggtaccaaaaagtaaaaaaatcccGGCAGTTAATTCAACAGTTCGAACATACGGGAGAAATCAGCAGGGCCGCTGGTTACGATGATAGTTTTACAAGTAATTTTCGGTGAAGAAAGCACTCTGCTGATTTTCTATCGgtatgaactgaaatttttctagtcATCCTGAAATCATCTCACATAATGAGATGGTTGAAATCTAGCGAGACTTTTTGTCGAAATAATTTTATATCATTGTATCACATGGACCAATTAATTAATTAGTATTCTCAATAAAAATCGAGAATAAGGAAATATGTAGTTTAAAGATAGTTTCAAAGGAGAGTACAAAAGGCGTTATTCAAACACTTTTTCAcagaacataaaaaaaatgatattttaacataatttaaaattcaataaactaGCATTGAATGCGATACAATTTTCATTACATGAGAAAAGCACAGACAATTACAAATCAAgcgacaatttaaaaaaataacaaaacataTTCGATAACACTAAGCTAAAGCAGTTTCGTTCGCTGAAAATTGGAGGTTTTttaagaatcaaaatttcagaatatcgATCGTGATTACACAGTCTTGGCACGGATTGCTGCACGTTTGCCAGTAACAGCCTGTTGAAAAAAGggcaattaattaattaaattgttCCAGAAAAGATGTAATATATTCTTgtataaattttatcattaccTGAAAACCTGATTTAATACTAGCGACAGAACACCGCGACCCGCAAGTTTCGCATTGAAGGAAAAACAATCTAGtatctttttgtaaaattgtctcAGGAGACCGACAAGTATGACAAGTAACGTATTCTTTAATATAACGTTTAAGAACGTTTTCTAtctgtttttgttgaaaacgtCCTTTAATTATCAATTGATTGTTACCATCTACAGAACCACTAGTACCTAACTCAGCCAACAAGAAATCCAATAAATGTTTGGGTAAACGATGCAACCTGTAAACCATAATCAACGCATTTACGTAGGTATCGAAATGATGAATTCGTAGGCGTATTCAAAATCAACTTACGTTTTGcatatttcgttgaaattggCGAAAGAAGTTTTCTTTGTACCAATTCGTACGACTTGAGGAGGCCTCATAATGAACTTTTGTTTTTTACCCGCTACCATATCTGGATTCTTTTCACgcataatttcaaaaaccctGGTGAGTAGTTCGTCATAAGTATAATCTCGATCAGATCCACTCCATGTTTGACTTTCATCCTCTGCTgcaaatgattaaaaatatactattaaaaaataattccataatGCTACCACTCGCGtttcattattaattattaCCAACGACTGATGGCACCTCGATTTCAGTGCAGCATGtaccaacaaaaattttcgcgTTTACGTTAACATAATATTACAAAATCAGAAATATGTTATGTATTATTTCATAATCAAGTATATTTACCTTCATCTTTCGATTCGAGTTTTCTATCTACCTCTTCACCAACTAACTCATCTAgatctttcttcttttttttctttttcttcgttttcgAAAAGTCCATGTCCAAATCGAAATCTTCTTGCTGTTTTGACAGTAGGACAGAAACCATCGTCAGATATtgccaaaacaaatgaaaatatatattaaaaaaatttagttacTCACATCGGCAATTGTTTCTGTACCCGTTTGGGGTTCGACGGAGAAACCATCGTTTGAAGCAGTTCCACCTTCAGGTAAGGCGTTATCCAACTCATCCAAATTGAAAGTggtctttttcttcttttttttcttttttccaaaactgtccAAATCTAGGGACCCATCTGAATGATAAACAGTACATTAGATAAGAATTAAAGTAAGAACTGATAAGATGTTACTTCATCGTTACCGTCGAAGTCTTCGTTATTAGCGGCCGGCTCCTGGTTTTCTTTATCGAGGGTCGTCGATGTATCCATAAGTTCTCCATCATCCGGTCCTTTTCCAAGTGCAGCATCCAAATCGAagttcttcttctttttcttctttttcacgGAGAAATCAATCAtctaaaacaaaataataatacatttAAGAAACGTAATAATAGGTCATAATAAATGATGCTACATATGTATTATCATACagtaaaaatttggcaaaaacgaACACTTCAGAGAATGATATCAATAAAAGAAAAGAGGAAACATGATGACACGCATGTTGTAATTAAATTAATCTAAAACTTCGTAATTGATAAACAACACCTACTGTTTCTTCATCCATTATGACAGAGAAGTTGACtgcaaaaagtacaaaatttgaaatacacaaACTTCAATCTACTTGTTAATAATTCTGATTTTGAGCaaactcgaaaattgaaacaattcaGATTTCTCATACGAACTATTGCATCAGCCCAGAGGAAGAgg
The sequence above is a segment of the Planococcus citri chromosome 3, ihPlaCitr1.1, whole genome shotgun sequence genome. Coding sequences within it:
- the eIF2beta gene encoding eukaryotic translation initiation factor 2 subunit 2, with translation MDEETMIDFSVKKKKKKKNFDLDAALGKGPDDGELMDTSTTLDKENQEPAANNEDFDDGSLDLDSFGKKKKKKKKTTFNLDELDNALPEGGTASNDGFSVEPQTGTETIADQEDFDLDMDFSKTKKKKKKKKDLDELVGEEVDRKLESKDEAEDESQTWSGSDRDYTYDELLTRVFEIMREKNPDMVAGKKQKFIMRPPQVVRIGTKKTSFANFNEICKTLHRLPKHLLDFLLAELGTSGSVDGNNQLIIKGRFQQKQIENVLKRYIKEYVTCHTCRSPETILQKDTRLFFLQCETCGSRCSVASIKSGFQAVTGKRAAIRAKTV